Within Candidatus Manganitrophaceae bacterium, the genomic segment ATGGCAGCAGGAAATATGGGCGGCCCAGGAGCGTTCGCGCAAATGGATTTCCCGATGGCTGGATGGACTGATCGAGGTGGTGAACCCCAAGGCGAAGACGATGATTGTCGCCTCCGGCGGAGCGGTTTCCCAATCGCGTGAAGCGGTCCGGCAGGCGACGGAACAGGGCTTGGACGTGGGACTGATCAAGATTAAATCGATCCGCCCCTTCCCCGTAAAGGAGCTGATTGAGGGACTGGACCATGCCGAAAAGATCATTATTCCGGAATTTAACTATGTCGGATGGTTGCACAAAGAGGTCAGGGCGATTCTCCCCCGTGTCGAACGGATCGTTCCCGGTCCGCGCGTCTTTGGCGGGATGTCCATGCCGACGGAGTTGATTATGGAAAAAATTACCGGCGAGTATAAATAATAAGGAGGTTTGGACTATGTCTTTTGAAACGATAACGGTCGCCCCGGATTTTAAGAAGTACCTGCCGAAGGAGTATCAGGATTTAATTGACGATGGGCCTTTTGTCAGGCCGCGTAAGGTTTCTGAGTTGGGATCCTTCAAAGAAGCCATCGAAGAGCATCCGATGTGTGCCGGTTGTGCCATGACCCTTTTTATCCGATTGACTTACGTGGCGCTTCCCAGCCTGGAACATTCTGTCATTGTGGGGACGGCAGGATGCGGGCGTTTGGCGATTTCACAGGGTGCGGTTCCTTTTATTTATGGGAACTACGGGGATACCAATGCGGTGGCCTCCGGATTAAAGCGGGGTCTTGACATTCGTTTTCCCAACCAGCCCAAGGATGTCATTGTCATGGCCGGGGACGGCGGTTTGGCCGACATTGGCTTCCACGCGGTCATGCACTCCTGGTTCAGGAACGAGAAATTTACGACGATTATGCTGGACAATGAGGTCTATGGAAACACCGGGGGACAGGAAAGTGGTATGACCCTGAAGGGGACCGTCATGAAGATGGCACCCTTAGGGAAAAAGGGCGAAAAAATGGACATGATTGCCCTGGCAAAAACCTCGGGTGTGGCCTATATCGCCCGGTTGGCGCCGACCAATCCGACCCGCGTGGTCAATACTATCAGAAAGGCCGTCCTGATTGCACGTGAAGTGGGTCCAACCTATATCCAGGCCTATACGTCTTGCAACATAGAATATGCCATTCCCACCCCCCTGGTCATGGACGATGCGCGGGAGGTTGAACAGGATCGATACGGGTTTATGGAATATTTTACCGACGAGGCTAAGAATTACTGGGACAACACCGGGCGAAAAATTAAAGCCCCGATCAAGAAATAAAGGAGACTTGGTATGGCATCTGCGGAAAAAGCGGTAAGACGGTTTAGTATCCGGATGGCCGGAATCGGCGGTCAGGGTGTGGTCACGGCATCCCATGTTCTGAGTAACGGGGTGATTCTGGATGGCGGAGAAAGTACACTGGTGCCTTTTTTCGGTTCAGAAAAAAGGATGGCCCCGGTTGAGAGCTATGTGCGGATTTCCACGGATGCGATCTATGAAATCGGTGAAATCATATACCCCAACCTGATCATCATCTTTCATCCCCAGGTCATTACGCATGGGAAGTCCTATACGATGCCTTTCTACTGGGGGCTGAAGAAAGACGGGGTGGTCCTGATCAACAGTGAGAAGCCCGTGGAGATGATTCCGGATCAGGTTCGGGAGCTGGAGGAAATGAATGCCAGCGTCTTCTATCTTCCTGCAACCAAGATCGCCGTTGATATCGCGGGAACCGAGTTGGCGACCAACATGGCGATGGTCGGCGCCATCTCAGGGATTCTGAATATGCCCGGTGAAGAAGCGCTTGCGAAGTCGGTGAAGGAGCGTTTTGTCGGAAAGGGAATTGTGACCTCCGGAGGAACGGCCTCGCTCGATAGTGTCATTGAGAAAAAATTTGCAAAGAAAGCGGAACTGGTGTCCAAGAATGCCGCCGCAGTGAAGGCGGCCGCTCAATATGCCCGCGACCATGGCTGGGACAAGTGGCAGCAGAAGCGTCTGGCGGCGGTGAAAGAGCAGGCTGTCGGGGTAAACTAGGTCCCGGCGGTAAAACGGCAATCCGGCTATCGGTAAGGTCTTCTAGTAATGATTGATCTTAAGTTTTAATTTTTGGAGGAAGAGCATGTATTCAGTTGCAGATATAGACGTTGACATATGCGGGGCGACAAAATGTCGCTTGTGCACTCAGTTCTGCCCGGAGTCGAACACGATTATGTATGACTCCATCAGGAAGACCGCTTATGTTTCTGTCGACCGGTGTAAAGGGTGTGAAATTTGTGTCGGGATCTGCGACGACCTGGCAAAACATGAGGCTATCCAGATGCTTCCCGTCGACCAGGTGGTAGACGGGTTTAATATGAGCAAAATAGGATTCAAGGACTCCTTGGTCGAGGCAAAGTAGCGCTTCTCCAGCATGAACATTCGAGGCTGATTCGGGAACCCCGGATCAGCCTTTTCTGTTTCTATTCTACATTATAGAGATAGGGGTCAAAAAGTATGCGCTGTCCAAAGTGCGGTAAAGAAACCGATCCTTCCATCGCGTGGTGTAATCATTGTCTCACCGAATTCCCTTCCTCGATGCCCCGTTTTCATGGTTGTCCTGAATGCCGTCACGAAAATGATCCGGATGCGGTTTATTGTGAGATCTGCCACGAACACCTTCGTCCGGGACAGACTGAGTGACAACTGGCAAGGAGGTAGCCACCCTCCCGGATATCCTGGAAGACGATCTCGATATTGTCTTCGTCGGGATCAACCCGGGGGTCTATTCCGCCGAGCAGAGACATTATTATGCCCACCCCACCAATCTATTCTGGCCGATGCTTTATCAATGTGGTCTTATCCCGAAACTCCTCAAACCGGAGGAGGACTGGAAATTGACCCGTTTTCGGATGGGCTTGACCGATACCGTGAAACGTGTTACAGAGAGCGCCAAAGACCTGTCGGCATCAGAGCGAAGAGAGGGCGGGGAGATTCTACGACGAAAGATAAGGTTCTATTCTCCCCGAACGGTCTGTTTCAATGGATTAAGCGCTTATAGCGCGCTGTTCGGGCGATGTGAGGGTCCGGGACCGAAGGATCCACTCATCGGAACAAGCCGACTTTTTGTCCTTCCCTCCACCAGCCGTCGAAACGCCTATTACCAGAAGGATGACATCCTGCATTGGTTCACCCAACTTCGACTATTTTCACAGAAATCGCTCCTATGAGACCCTCCCGGATCGCGCCAGTGGCTTCCCTCTGGATGATACTGATCCTCGGGCTTATTATCGTGGGACCTCTGTTGGAACCACGGTCCCTTTATGGTCAAAGCGCAAAGGCTTCGGGAAAGACCTTGTTGATCGCGGCGGCATCCAACCTGCGCTTTGCGATGAACGAAATCGTTGATGAATTTGGGAAAGCGTTTCAGGCAGAGGTGAAAGTTGCGTACGGATCCTCCGGGAGTTTCACTGCCCAGTTGATGGCCGGAGCCCCCTTTGACCTTTTTTTTTCAGCGGATGAGGCTCTGCCTCAGAAGCTTATTTCTAAAGGACTTGCGTTGGAGGATACCCTGTACCGATACGGAACAGGACAGATTGTCCTTTGGGTCGCTAATCGTTCCCCGATTCGTCTTGAAAAAGATGGGATGAAAGCACTGCTGCACCCTTCCGTGCACAAGATTGCCATTGCCAATCCACGCCATGCGCCATACGGGGCTGCCGCAGTCGCGGCATTACAAAATGCAGGCCTCTATGAAGGCCTTCGCTCACGCCTTGTCTTTGGTGAGAATATTTCAGAAGCGGCTCATTTTGTTCGTGCGGGATCGGCAGAGATTGGGATCCTTTCTTATGCACACGCGATCGGTTCACCTCTGAAAGAATCCGGTCGGTTCTGGCCGATCCCGACCTCATCTTATCCCCCCTTGAACCAGGCCACGATTATTCTAGGTCAAAGCCGCAACGTTCCTTTGTCCAAATCCTTCGTCACATTCATGATTGAAGGTTTAGGGAGAGAGATCATGGAGCGCAACGGTTATCAGACCCAAGGACATTCAGGATGAATTGGGAGGCCTTCTGGCTATCAATGAGGCTGGCTTCCCTGACCTCGCTCATTCTCCTCTGCATCGGCCTTCCCCTGGCGTACTGGATTGCAAGGTCTTCGTGGCGGTGGAAGTTTCTTGTCGAGGCGGTGGTCGCCCTTCCGATCGTCCTTCCTCCAACGGTCCTTGGATTTTATTTGTTGACCGCGATGGGCTCCCGCAGTGCCCTCGGTCGTTTTTACCAGGAGATGACCGGTTCTCCGCTGGCCTTCACCTTCGGAGGTCTTCTGGTTGCGTCCATCTTTTATTCACTTCCCTTCACAATACAACCCCTTTCAATGGCATTTTCTGCGGTAGAGGAGGGGCTGATTCAGAACGCCTGGATTCTTGGACGTTCCAGATTGATGACCTTTTTCACCGTCATCCTTCCCTTGTCCTATAAAGGAGTGATCACGGCATTCATTTTAAGCTTTGCACATACTGTTGGGGAATTTGGTGTCGTTTTAATGGTGGGTGGCAATATTCCCGGAATCACTCGAACCATCTCCATCGACCTCTATGATCAGGTACAAGCTCTGAACGACGAGGGGGCTTCAGAGACGGCCATGTTCCTACTGATTTTTTCCTTTGTATTTCTGTCCCTCGTCTACTTTGTTGACCGGAAAAAGGATAGAAAGAAGAGGGTGAAACGGTGGGGCTGACAGTAGATTTCGAGTACGTTTTTGAAGAAGGAGGTTCTCTCACGGCAGGGTTTACCCTCCCGAATAATTCCCCCGGGATCACTGTTCTCTTTGGGCCTTCCGGAAGTGGGAAGAGTACACTGCTTCATTTTCTCGCAGGAATAAAAAAACCGGATTCCGGTAGCATCCGTTTTGGGCAGCAGACCTGGTTCGACGACAATCAAAAAGTTTTTCTGTCTCCTCAAAAGAGGTCAGTGGGCCTTCTTTTTCAGGACTATCCCCTGTTCCCTCATCTCACGGTTTCAGGGAACATCGGTTTTGGTTTAAACCGGCTTCTTTTGCCCGAAAGGAAAGACCGCATCCGATCCTGGAGTGATCTCCTGAACCTACAGGGGAAAGAGGAGCGATACCCGAACACGCTCTCGGGCGGAGAACGACAACGGGTTGCCCTGGCACAAACCCTGGCCCCTCAACCGGATCTGGTTCTCCTGGACGAACCTTTTTCCGCACTGGACCGGCCCATGCGGGCTGGTGTTCGGGCGGAGGTCAAGCGCATAATTTGCAATACAGGGAAGGCGGCCATTCTGGTCACGCACGACCTGGAGGATGCTCTGGCCCTGGGGGACCACATTATTATTCTTTCTCAAGGGAAAGTCCTTCAGAAGGGGAGTGCCCTGGAGGTTTTCGGCCGCCCGGCGCTTCCCTCTGTAGCCAAGATTGTCGGTGTGGATAATCTTCACCCTGCAAGCGTCATAGAAACGATTGACGGCATGGCAGTCCTTGCGGTCGGAAAGGGAAGGCTCCTGGCGGTTGCTCCGGTCGATCAGGTTGCGGCGGTTGCGCCAAAACAGGACTGTTTTATCTCATTCCGGGCAGAAGAAGTGATCCTGGAAAGAGGGAAGCCTCGGCAGAGCAGTGCGCGAAACCACTTATCCGGTAACATTAAGGAGATAATTTCAGTCGGATCTCAGATGCGTGTCATGATTGATTGTGGATTTTTGCTCACCGCGAGTATCACAAAACAGGCCGTCGAAGATCTCTCCCTCCGTCCTGGAGAAGAAATCACCGCGGTCATTAAAGCCTCCGCCATCCAGATTCTCCCAACCGAATAACTGTAACTATTCAGCACACCCCTCTTTTGGCTTCGCGAGACCCATCCTCCATGGCGGTGTTGCTGTGGTGCTCGAATCCTCACGTATAAACCATACGCTCCGGGTTCTGCGCGCCTTGCGCCTTTCCCTGAAGGAATGGGTCTCGCGAAGCCAAATAGGGGCATGCTGAATAGTCACAACTGGGATATAAAATCGTCGTATGTTATTTCATCCCGGCATTGTAGGTTTGTATTGATGGGGGGGGGTTGATTTTGCCTGGAAAAGGATTATCTATAATTCAGGCCGAAACTGCCTTCGACGGAAGGTAAGCAACCACATTTTAATGAAGGAGGAGAACAATGGCAATTGTAAAATGGGAGCCTTATCATGAACTCACGACAGTACAGGATAGCTTGAATCATATCTTTTCGGATTCGTTCAGGTCATTTTTTGATGAGGAGCAAGAACGGCCTCTTCAAGACTGGATCCCGACAGTCGATATTTATGAAGATCCCGATAAGATTAAGTTGGATGTCGAACTTCCCGGCATGGAAATGAAGGAAATCGGTGTGAATCTTGAAAACAACGTTCTCAGGATCTGCGGGGAGAAAAAACTGGAAAATGGCGACAAGAAGGATAATTACCGCCATGTTGAAAGAGTCTCCGGACGATTTTTCCGTTCCTTCACCCTGCCCAATACGGTTGACCAGGAAAAGGTCAACGCGACATATAAAAACGGTGTCCTGACGGTGGACCTCCCGAAAAAGGAAGAGACCAAGCCGAAGAATATTGAAATAAGTGTACAGTAACTCTCTCAACTTCAGGCGCCGTCCTGCCTTATCTCAGGGCGGGGCCTGGCTTTTTTATTCAATTGAAAAATTCTGAAATTCGGGATACAATCATTTTTCCAGATTGGATGATTAAGCTTCTGATTGGTGAGAAAGAGAGATGGCTCGAGAGAAAATCTTCTGGAAGATGAAAATAGTGTTCTTTGTGGGTGTGATCTCCGGTCTCATGGGCTGTGCCGCCCTGGACGACCACACAAAGTATCATAAGCAATACTATGATGGAGAAGCCCGGCTGAGGCTGGGAATGACGATGGATGAGGTAAAGGCCGTTCTGGGAGAAGCCATCGGTTTTCATCGGCGTCAGATTTCCCGGGACGAATTAAGAGAGATATGGGTCTATCATGTCAAAACGAAAGACCCACGCACGCGTCATTTCTATCCGGACACAAATCTCATTGTCTTCAGCAACGGAAAACTGGTCGCCAAAAATCCGCGTAACCCGATGGGGCCTGCGGTGCGGATGGTCAGAGATCGGAATATCCCCTCACCTTAATTGGTTTAATCCACAAAGAGATGGGTGATTAGCTCAGTGGTAGAGCGCTTCCTTCACACGGAAGAGGTCGCTGGTTCGATCCCAGCATCGCCTACCAATCAAAGCGAATATATCCAACGCACCCTGCTGCTTCCATTGCTTCGCAAGACCTCCATCGATATTCTTGGCTCTCCCGGACAGGGTTTGGCGAGCGAGTCGGCCTTGTACTAGGGAGTGAACGGCTCTTGTTCCAGTTTCAGTAACTTTTTTTTTGCTTGTAACCCACCCGCATAGCCGACAAGTTCCCCTTTGCTGCCAATAATACGATGACAAGGAATAAGGATAGAGATTGCATTCGCCCCATTTGCATTTGCGACGGCTCTGACGGCTTTTTTATTGATAATTTTTTCTGCAAGATTTAGATAGCTTGAGCTTGTCCCAAAGGGAATTTTCAGCAGTGCATTCCAGACGCTTTTTTGAAATTCAGTCCCGATCATCAGAAGTGGAATATCAAAATATTCTCTTTTATGATCAAAATATTCGACCAACTGTTTCCGGGTTCTTCTTAAAATCGCATTATCTTTTTCTATAAAGGTTGTTTGAAGACCCTTGCAAAGTCTTGCGTCTATTGTGGTTCGCATTCTCCGATATCGCCAATCACACATGCAAAGTTTTTCTTCAAAAGAACCTAACACCAATTCTCCATAGGATGTTTTATAATACTGGATATTTATGCGATTCATAAAGGTCCTGCTAACAGGAAAAAGATAAAAATCAGGCCACGACGCATCATAATACACTCTTTTTCAAATTTTAAACCAGGTTCCTGTGCTTGATATATCCATGGTGGGCGCAATCCCCGTCCCTCTGGGGCGGAGCCCTTTAAACCCAATTCCTTCTCCGCTTGACACCTTCTCTCATGATTGGAGATAATGTAGGCAGTTGGGTGATCCGAACGATGTTTTCCGGGAAGGGAGGAATGCACATGAAGCGGTTATTGGCTATTGTTGTGATCGGTTTCAGCCTCATACTTTTTTTGGATAAATCGGGGTATGGGGATCAGTTCGGGCGGACAGGGAATCTTTATATCCTCGTGAAATCAGATAAAAATATTTATGAATTCGGAGAGCCGATTGTCCTTAAGCTGACCGTTTACAATGGGACATCAGAGCCTTTGTTCGTCAGTCGTAGAATTGACCCCTCTGAGCAGGTTCAATGGGAGCTTTTCCGTGAAGGCTTTGGTTTTGTTCCACTCAAGGCGAATACGACGGAACCGCTCACGCCTGATGATTTCGCCCATCTCGAACCGGATGATGAGATTGGCGAGGCCTATCCAAACCTTTCGGAGATTTTACTGACCCCGGTCCCTTTGGAAGAAGGACTCTATGGTCTACGGATTACCTATGTCAATGAGGAAAAGATAAAAGGGCCGGAGACCTGGACTGGCGTGATCATTACCAACCGCCTCACGTTTCGAATCAAAGCGAAGACGAAGCTTTAGAGATCCCGCCTGAATATCCATTGCGGACGGAACTTGCGTTTTCTGTTGGAGGGTCATGTCGATATCAAGGCCCTTTGTCAGCCGGGTCGGTCTACTGAAAAATCTCAGTAGGCATTTGCTTCACGGCCAATGGGCAGCCATGATCGGTGGCCCGATGATTGGAAAGAGCTTTCTGGCCGCACGATTGACTGACCTCATTCATGATGCGAAAACCCGAGCTGTTTTGGTCTCACCCAGAGAAATCAAACAGCATTCTGAGTGGTGGTCTTTATTGTCACGGGCCATTCTCTCTCAGGGGTTTTCATCCGGTCATCATAATCATGTTTTGAAATCTCCCAACTCCTCTTCAGAGTTGATGTCTCAGCTTCAGGGTCTGGATGAAGAGAGAACGGCTGAGAGGAAACTCATCCTCCTCATTGATGATTGCGAACGGATTTCAGACTGGTCGGAAGATCTGATCTTAGAGATTGTGGAGTTGTCGAGCATCCTGCCTTCTCTTCACGCGATATGTTGGATTGGCGGTCCGGGGTGGGGAGATTGGGTGGTCGAGCATCGGGAGGTGTTCAAGGTTCCCGTTCGGTGTTATCCTCTTTCGGTGGTCCCTATCCGGGAGGCCCGCGCCATACTTCTGGAGCATGTGGGTCCTGAGGAAGCAGATCGGGTTTGGCATGAAACTGGGGGGCACCCCTTTCTCCTCGAAAGATATTTTGGAAACGAGAAGCGAATGCAGCCTCGTGACCTTTGCGAACGGCTCTGGCAAGAACTTCGCCCGGAAGAGAAGACGCTCCTGTCGCAACTCGACCCGAATGGAGGCTGGATGTCTCTGGAGGATGTAAGCGGTGTGGACGGCCACCGGATCGAGAAGGCACTGATCGATCGTCTTTGCATGCTGGGTCTTACCGTGAGAACCCTGGACCAGGGGCGTGCGGTCCTTCGGATCACGTCGCCCCTGCTTACCTCCCGAAGGAAAATATGATGGAGCCGATGCCTCAAAAAGAG encodes:
- a CDS encoding ferredoxin oxidoreductase yields the protein MSFETITVAPDFKKYLPKEYQDLIDDGPFVRPRKVSELGSFKEAIEEHPMCAGCAMTLFIRLTYVALPSLEHSVIVGTAGCGRLAISQGAVPFIYGNYGDTNAVASGLKRGLDIRFPNQPKDVIVMAGDGGLADIGFHAVMHSWFRNEKFTTIMLDNEVYGNTGGQESGMTLKGTVMKMAPLGKKGEKMDMIALAKTSGVAYIARLAPTNPTRVVNTIRKAVLIAREVGPTYIQAYTSCNIEYAIPTPLVMDDAREVEQDRYGFMEYFTDEAKNYWDNTGRKIKAPIKK
- a CDS encoding ferredoxin oxidoreductase, giving the protein MASAEKAVRRFSIRMAGIGGQGVVTASHVLSNGVILDGGESTLVPFFGSEKRMAPVESYVRISTDAIYEIGEIIYPNLIIIFHPQVITHGKSYTMPFYWGLKKDGVVLINSEKPVEMIPDQVRELEEMNASVFYLPATKIAVDIAGTELATNMAMVGAISGILNMPGEEALAKSVKERFVGKGIVTSGGTASLDSVIEKKFAKKAELVSKNAAAVKAAAQYARDHGWDKWQQKRLAAVKEQAVGVN
- a CDS encoding pyruvate ferredoxin oxidoreductase, with amino-acid sequence MYSVADIDVDICGATKCRLCTQFCPESNTIMYDSIRKTAYVSVDRCKGCEICVGICDDLAKHEAIQMLPVDQVVDGFNMSKIGFKDSLVEAK
- a CDS encoding mismatch-specific DNA-glycosylase, with product MTTGKEVATLPDILEDDLDIVFVGINPGVYSAEQRHYYAHPTNLFWPMLYQCGLIPKLLKPEEDWKLTRFRMGLTDTVKRVTESAKDLSASERREGGEILRRKIRFYSPRTVCFNGLSAYSALFGRCEGPGPKDPLIGTSRLFVLPSTSRRNAYYQKDDILHWFTQLRLFSQKSLL
- the modA gene encoding molybdate ABC transporter substrate-binding protein; translated protein: MRPSRIAPVASLWMILILGLIIVGPLLEPRSLYGQSAKASGKTLLIAAASNLRFAMNEIVDEFGKAFQAEVKVAYGSSGSFTAQLMAGAPFDLFFSADEALPQKLISKGLALEDTLYRYGTGQIVLWVANRSPIRLEKDGMKALLHPSVHKIAIANPRHAPYGAAAVAALQNAGLYEGLRSRLVFGENISEAAHFVRAGSAEIGILSYAHAIGSPLKESGRFWPIPTSSYPPLNQATIILGQSRNVPLSKSFVTFMIEGLGREIMERNGYQTQGHSG
- the modB gene encoding molybdate ABC transporter permease subunit, with the protein product MNWEAFWLSMRLASLTSLILLCIGLPLAYWIARSSWRWKFLVEAVVALPIVLPPTVLGFYLLTAMGSRSALGRFYQEMTGSPLAFTFGGLLVASIFYSLPFTIQPLSMAFSAVEEGLIQNAWILGRSRLMTFFTVILPLSYKGVITAFILSFAHTVGEFGVVLMVGGNIPGITRTISIDLYDQVQALNDEGASETAMFLLIFSFVFLSLVYFVDRKKDRKKRVKRWG
- a CDS encoding ABC transporter ATP-binding protein, which translates into the protein MGLTVDFEYVFEEGGSLTAGFTLPNNSPGITVLFGPSGSGKSTLLHFLAGIKKPDSGSIRFGQQTWFDDNQKVFLSPQKRSVGLLFQDYPLFPHLTVSGNIGFGLNRLLLPERKDRIRSWSDLLNLQGKEERYPNTLSGGERQRVALAQTLAPQPDLVLLDEPFSALDRPMRAGVRAEVKRIICNTGKAAILVTHDLEDALALGDHIIILSQGKVLQKGSALEVFGRPALPSVAKIVGVDNLHPASVIETIDGMAVLAVGKGRLLAVAPVDQVAAVAPKQDCFISFRAEEVILERGKPRQSSARNHLSGNIKEIISVGSQMRVMIDCGFLLTASITKQAVEDLSLRPGEEITAVIKASAIQILPTE
- a CDS encoding Hsp20/alpha crystallin family protein codes for the protein MAIVKWEPYHELTTVQDSLNHIFSDSFRSFFDEEQERPLQDWIPTVDIYEDPDKIKLDVELPGMEMKEIGVNLENNVLRICGEKKLENGDKKDNYRHVERVSGRFFRSFTLPNTVDQEKVNATYKNGVLTVDLPKKEETKPKNIEISVQ
- a CDS encoding methylated-DNA--[protein]-cysteine S-methyltransferase encodes the protein MNRINIQYYKTSYGELVLGSFEEKLCMCDWRYRRMRTTIDARLCKGLQTTFIEKDNAILRRTRKQLVEYFDHKREYFDIPLLMIGTEFQKSVWNALLKIPFGTSSSYLNLAEKIINKKAVRAVANANGANAISILIPCHRIIGSKGELVGYAGGLQAKKKLLKLEQEPFTP